In one Alphaproteobacteria bacterium genomic region, the following are encoded:
- a CDS encoding FtsX-like permease family protein: MPVLGTAFRFALRELRGGLKGFRVFLACLALGVAAIAGVGSLASAIEAGLKADGRVLLGGDVDIRLMHQEASPEQIDWLRDNTAALSRIVQMRAMAIRADGAERRLVEMKAVDGAYPLNGTLVLEDGLTMSALQRQNGVWGLIAAPQLAERLRLNEGDRVRIGEAEFEYRGTFLEEPDKGTQAFNLGPRIFISIDALPETDLEQPGSLIRYHHRVLLPPQTDVGGWVESLNAQFPDAGWRVRALDDAAPNIQRFVDRVGLFMTLVGLTALLVGGVGVGNAVRAFLNQRTGTIATLKCLGAPSATIFATYLIQVGALALVGIVLGLLLGGVGPSLVVPMLADKLPVEARVGLYPMPLLLAAGFGLLTTLVFALWPLARASSVPAATLFRDLLNPVTARPGPKMALFLAAAAAGLVGLAVLSADQPVVALAFTGGAVATLLAFRAAAWAAMALARRLPRPRDTRIALAMANLHRPGAPTGGIVVSLGLGLTVLIAVAMIEGNLSRQVSETFRGEAPGYFFIDIQPDQIDGFRETLDGFDGLDRYDTVPMLRGRIVALDGVPVEEIEPHPEVAWMLRGDRGITWSRTPPERGSEIVEGAWWPEDYADTSRTLVSFDAEAAQYFGLGIGDTLTVNVLGREIQAEIANLRTIDWTSLGINFVMVFSPGLLESAPQMYLATAYLEPDREVALERAVTDLYPNVSAIRVKEVLEGVDKILQDLGTAVTAIAAIAIIAGVLVLAGAVAAGHSRRIYESVVLKVLGATRRDVLIAYLLEFGLLGLLTALIAGLVGGLAAYVVIEEVMQADWIFVPEAAALTVIVALGTTISLGFAGTWAALGRKAAPLLRNE, translated from the coding sequence ATGCCGGTGCTGGGAACCGCATTCCGATTTGCCTTGCGGGAACTGCGCGGTGGCTTGAAGGGCTTTCGGGTTTTTCTGGCCTGTCTGGCGCTCGGCGTCGCGGCGATTGCCGGTGTCGGCTCCCTTGCCTCGGCGATCGAGGCGGGGTTGAAGGCCGATGGCCGGGTTCTGCTGGGTGGCGACGTCGATATTCGGCTGATGCACCAGGAGGCCAGCCCGGAACAGATCGACTGGTTGCGCGATAACACGGCTGCTCTGTCCCGGATCGTGCAGATGCGTGCGATGGCCATCCGTGCCGACGGCGCCGAACGCCGCCTGGTCGAGATGAAGGCGGTGGATGGCGCCTATCCCCTGAACGGCACCCTGGTGCTGGAAGACGGCCTGACAATGTCCGCGTTGCAGCGGCAGAACGGGGTATGGGGCCTGATTGCAGCCCCGCAACTGGCCGAGAGATTGCGCCTGAACGAGGGCGACCGGGTGCGAATCGGGGAAGCGGAATTCGAATATCGCGGCACCTTTCTGGAAGAGCCGGACAAGGGCACGCAGGCATTCAACCTCGGGCCGCGGATTTTCATTTCCATTGACGCCCTGCCGGAAACCGATCTGGAGCAGCCCGGCAGCCTGATCCGATACCATCATCGGGTCCTGTTGCCCCCGCAGACCGATGTCGGCGGCTGGGTCGAAAGCCTGAATGCGCAGTTTCCCGACGCCGGATGGCGTGTCCGGGCCCTGGACGACGCCGCGCCGAACATTCAGCGATTCGTTGACCGGGTCGGTCTGTTCATGACGCTGGTCGGTCTGACAGCGCTTCTGGTCGGCGGGGTCGGTGTCGGCAATGCCGTACGTGCCTTCCTCAACCAGCGCACGGGCACGATCGCGACCCTGAAATGCCTCGGTGCGCCCTCGGCCACGATCTTCGCAACCTATCTGATCCAGGTCGGCGCATTGGCGCTGGTCGGGATTGTTCTGGGCCTGTTGCTCGGCGGGGTCGGACCGTCATTGGTGGTCCCGATGCTGGCGGACAAGCTGCCGGTGGAAGCCCGGGTCGGGCTGTATCCGATGCCGTTGCTGCTCGCTGCCGGGTTCGGCCTGCTGACGACACTGGTCTTTGCATTATGGCCGCTGGCGCGGGCAAGCTCCGTTCCGGCCGCGACCTTGTTCCGGGATCTTCTGAACCCCGTCACGGCACGCCCAGGGCCGAAAATGGCACTCTTTCTTGCGGCCGCGGCGGCAGGGCTGGTCGGTCTGGCGGTATTGTCCGCGGATCAGCCGGTCGTGGCGCTGGCCTTCACCGGCGGGGCAGTCGCAACGTTGCTGGCTTTCCGGGCCGCCGCCTGGGCAGCGATGGCGTTGGCGCGTCGACTGCCGCGACCGCGGGACACGCGCATCGCCCTGGCCATGGCCAATCTGCACCGGCCGGGCGCTCCCACCGGCGGGATCGTCGTGTCGCTGGGGCTTGGCCTGACCGTGCTGATTGCGGTGGCCATGATCGAAGGCAATCTGTCACGCCAGGTGTCAGAGACCTTCCGTGGCGAAGCGCCGGGCTACTTCTTCATCGACATTCAGCCGGACCAGATTGACGGGTTCCGCGAGACGCTGGACGGATTCGACGGGTTGGATCGCTACGATACGGTGCCGATGCTGCGCGGTCGCATCGTCGCGCTGGACGGCGTTCCGGTCGAGGAGATCGAACCGCATCCCGAAGTCGCCTGGATGCTGCGTGGCGACCGGGGCATCACCTGGTCCCGAACGCCGCCGGAACGCGGCAGCGAGATCGTCGAAGGCGCCTGGTGGCCGGAAGACTATGCCGATACGTCGCGCACGCTGGTCAGTTTCGATGCGGAGGCCGCGCAGTATTTCGGGCTCGGCATCGGCGACACGCTGACGGTCAATGTGCTGGGCCGGGAAATCCAGGCGGAGATCGCCAACCTTCGGACGATCGACTGGACGTCGCTTGGCATCAATTTCGTGATGGTCTTTTCCCCCGGCCTGCTGGAAAGCGCGCCGCAGATGTATCTGGCCACCGCCTATCTGGAGCCGGACCGGGAAGTGGCGCTGGAGCGGGCGGTCACGGACCTCTATCCCAATGTCTCGGCCATCCGCGTGAAGGAAGTGCTGGAAGGGGTCGACAAGATCCTTCAGGACCTCGGTACGGCTGTTACGGCCATCGCGGCCATTGCCATCATTGCCGGCGTCCTGGTCCTGGCCGGCGCGGTCGCGGCCGGGCACAGCCGGCGCATTTATGAATCCGTGGTTCTGAAGGTTCTGGGCGCAACACGACGGGATGTACTGATCGCCTATCTGCTGGAGTTCGGACTGTTGGGTCTGCTGACGGCGCTGATTGCCGGTCTTGTCGGCGGCCTCGCCGCCTATGTCGTGATCGAAGAGGTGATGCAGGCGGATTGGATTTTCGTCCCGGAAGCGGCGGCCCTGACCGTCATCGTCGCCCTTGGCACCACGATCTCTCTCGGCTTTGCCGGAACCTGGGCCGCATTGGGAAGGAAGGCGGCCC
- a CDS encoding NADP(H)-dependent aldo-keto reductase codes for MRYNKLGHTDIDVSVICLGTMTWGEQNTEAEGHAQMDYALDRGVNFWDTAELYAIPPRAETYGRTEEIIGTWFEKTGRRSDVILASKVAGRAGRLPYMRPHLHGGETRLDRQSILEACDASLKRLKTDYIDLYQLHWPERETTSFDSVTYSHNPEQDGFPIEESLRALEELVQAGKVRYVGVSNESAWGVMEFLRLAETAGLPRIVSIQNPYNLLKREYEYGLAEVSCRTGVGLLAYSPLAMGTLSGKYLDGARPEGARLTLFNEYFPRYQSDRAVETIRKYVDVARRHGLDPAQLANTFVNTRQFTTANIIGATNLDQLKTAIDTGDMTLSDDVLTDIEAIHKETPIGY; via the coding sequence ATGCGCTACAACAAGCTGGGACATACCGATATCGACGTCAGTGTGATTTGCCTGGGCACCATGACCTGGGGCGAGCAGAACACCGAAGCCGAGGGGCATGCCCAGATGGACTACGCGTTGGATCGCGGCGTGAACTTCTGGGACACCGCCGAACTCTACGCCATTCCGCCCCGGGCGGAGACCTATGGCCGGACCGAGGAGATCATCGGCACCTGGTTTGAAAAAACAGGGCGGCGATCGGACGTCATTCTGGCGTCGAAAGTCGCAGGACGCGCCGGCCGGCTGCCCTATATGCGTCCGCACCTGCATGGCGGCGAAACCAGACTGGACCGTCAGTCGATCCTGGAAGCCTGCGACGCCAGCCTGAAACGGCTCAAGACCGACTATATCGATCTCTATCAGTTGCACTGGCCGGAACGGGAAACCACCTCCTTCGACTCCGTGACCTACTCCCACAATCCCGAGCAGGACGGCTTTCCGATCGAAGAGAGCCTGCGCGCACTGGAGGAACTGGTGCAGGCCGGGAAGGTCCGATATGTCGGCGTCTCAAACGAATCGGCCTGGGGGGTCATGGAGTTCCTCCGGTTGGCGGAAACAGCCGGACTGCCGAGAATCGTCTCCATTCAGAACCCCTACAATCTGCTGAAACGGGAGTATGAGTACGGCCTGGCGGAAGTGTCCTGCCGCACCGGGGTTGGCTTGCTGGCCTACTCGCCCCTGGCGATGGGAACATTGTCCGGCAAGTATCTCGACGGCGCCAGGCCCGAAGGTGCGCGCTTGACCCTGTTCAACGAATACTTCCCGCGATATCAGAGTGATAGGGCTGTCGAAACGATCCGGAAATACGTCGATGTCGCCCGCCGCCACGGCCTCGATCCGGCGCAGTTGGCGAACACCTTCGTCAACACCCGGCAGTTCACGACGGCGAACATCATCGGGGCCACGAATCTGGACCAGTTGAAGACCGCCATCGACACCGGAGACATGACCTTGTCCGACGATGTCCTGACCGACATCGAAGCCATTCACAAGGAGACGCCAATCGGGTATTAA
- a CDS encoding arylesterase produces the protein MTRLSCTHQRLYGAMRRAINAAAAFCAVFLMLSAPVAAADDVVILALGDSLVAGYGLSRQDSFPARLEAELKARGYDVRVVNGGVSGDTSKAGLGRVDWLFAEKPDLMLLELGANDGLRGLPPEQTEANLAQIIEKSQSAGVPVLLTGMMAPPNLGREYGAAFNALYPRLAEKYGTAFYPFFLEGVAAEAHLNQDDGMHPNAEGVQVIVERIAPSVIEALESGNGS, from the coding sequence ATGACCCGCCTTTCCTGTACACACCAACGGCTATATGGCGCCATGCGGCGCGCGATCAATGCCGCCGCCGCTTTCTGTGCCGTGTTTCTGATGTTGTCCGCCCCCGTGGCCGCCGCAGACGACGTCGTCATCCTGGCTCTTGGGGACAGTCTTGTCGCGGGTTACGGCCTGTCCAGGCAGGACAGCTTTCCGGCCCGGCTGGAAGCGGAATTGAAGGCGCGCGGTTATGACGTGCGCGTTGTGAACGGTGGCGTTTCCGGCGACACATCCAAGGCCGGGCTCGGCCGCGTGGACTGGCTGTTCGCGGAAAAACCGGATCTCATGCTGCTGGAACTGGGCGCCAATGACGGGTTGCGCGGTCTGCCGCCGGAACAGACCGAAGCGAACCTAGCCCAGATCATCGAGAAATCGCAGTCCGCCGGTGTCCCGGTCCTGCTGACCGGGATGATGGCGCCCCCCAATCTCGGACGCGAATACGGTGCGGCTTTCAATGCGCTTTATCCCCGGTTGGCGGAAAAATATGGCACGGCCTTCTACCCCTTCTTTCTGGAGGGCGTCGCCGCCGAGGCGCATCTGAACCAGGACGACGGGATGCACCCCAACGCCGAGGGCGTTCAGGTGATCGTGGAGCGAATTGCCCCGAGCGTCATCGAAGCGCTCGAATCCGGGAACGGATCGTGA
- a CDS encoding ABC transporter ATP-binding protein: MTSHLQSGDNEGATTEMIALRDVHLTLGSLAGDVNILHGVDLSVARGETVSVVGPSGSGKTSMLMIVSGLEQATSGQVIVGGQDFSTLDEDGLARFRRDNLGIVFQNFHLVPTMTAVENVAIPLELAGRRDAAERAAAVLDQVGLGARLKHYPGQLSGGEQQRVALARAFAAEPKLILADEPTGNLDADTGAQIVDLMFSLARDHATTLMLITHDSTLASACDRTVEMRDGRLTGGAALKAAE; this comes from the coding sequence ATGACATCCCATTTGCAAAGCGGCGATAACGAAGGTGCGACAACCGAAATGATCGCCCTGCGCGATGTGCATCTAACACTTGGGTCCCTGGCAGGCGACGTCAATATTCTACATGGCGTCGATCTGTCCGTTGCGCGCGGCGAAACGGTCAGTGTCGTCGGACCGTCCGGCTCCGGCAAGACGTCTATGCTGATGATCGTCTCCGGGCTGGAACAGGCGACGTCCGGTCAGGTCATTGTCGGCGGACAGGATTTCTCCACTCTGGACGAAGACGGTCTGGCACGCTTCCGGCGCGACAACCTGGGCATCGTCTTTCAGAACTTCCATCTCGTTCCCACCATGACAGCGGTGGAAAACGTGGCCATTCCTTTGGAGCTTGCCGGCCGGCGGGATGCAGCGGAGCGCGCGGCGGCGGTACTGGACCAGGTCGGTCTGGGGGCCCGTCTCAAACATTATCCCGGACAGCTGTCCGGCGGGGAACAGCAGCGGGTCGCACTGGCCCGGGCTTTTGCGGCGGAGCCGAAACTGATTCTGGCGGATGAACCGACCGGCAATCTGGACGCCGATACGGGCGCGCAGATTGTCGATCTGATGTTTTCACTGGCACGCGACCATGCAACGACCCTCATGCTGATTACCCACGATTCGACACTGGCCAGCGCCTGCGACCGGACGGTCGAGATGCGTGACGGCCGCCTGACCGGCGGTGCGGCACTCAAGGCGGCGGAGTAG
- a CDS encoding FIST C-terminal domain-containing protein: MSGPIPFIAAQASSDSWQQAIGQILPVLQKCGPEHRLGLIYMTPEFASEFADIEVLLRQSTGVPHWVGTIGFGTIGTNRSGSLDECYGTPAVSVLLCPFAEDAFRIFSGVRGESDRISATHEEWLAQYGPPMILAHGDSDNGLLGGIIDDIVQETDGFLIGGLSVGHGNGSQVADGADGQGLSGAMLSLSELPIQTALSQGCSPIGPVHTVTAGEEHAIFELNGRPALDVFKEDIGEILSRDLNRCAGYIFAALPVAGSDSGDYTVRDLLAIDPQHRALAVGASMRPGDGIMFCRRDPVSATADMRRMLGDLKSRIGDRPVRGGVYVSCAARGPNQFSDPALETQLIEETFGAFPLTGFFANGEFSRDRIYTYTGVLTLFL; the protein is encoded by the coding sequence ATGAGTGGCCCCATCCCCTTCATTGCCGCCCAGGCGTCCAGCGATTCCTGGCAGCAGGCCATCGGCCAGATTCTCCCCGTCCTGCAAAAATGTGGACCGGAACACCGACTGGGCCTGATCTACATGACCCCGGAATTCGCTTCCGAGTTCGCCGATATCGAGGTGCTGCTGAGACAGTCCACAGGCGTTCCACACTGGGTCGGCACCATCGGTTTCGGCACAATCGGCACAAACCGCAGCGGGTCGCTGGACGAATGCTACGGCACCCCGGCCGTTTCCGTCCTGTTGTGTCCGTTCGCGGAAGATGCATTCCGCATATTCTCCGGCGTACGTGGGGAATCCGACCGTATCAGCGCGACCCATGAAGAGTGGCTTGCGCAGTACGGTCCGCCGATGATCCTGGCACACGGCGATTCCGACAACGGCCTTCTGGGCGGGATCATCGACGATATCGTGCAGGAGACGGACGGCTTCCTGATCGGCGGGTTGAGTGTCGGTCACGGGAATGGATCGCAGGTCGCGGACGGCGCCGATGGACAGGGGCTCAGCGGCGCCATGCTGTCGCTGTCGGAACTGCCGATCCAGACTGCCCTGAGTCAGGGATGCAGCCCAATCGGGCCGGTTCACACCGTTACTGCCGGTGAGGAACATGCCATCTTCGAACTGAACGGGCGACCGGCCCTCGACGTCTTCAAGGAAGATATCGGCGAAATCCTGTCCCGCGATCTCAATCGCTGTGCCGGATATATTTTCGCGGCCCTGCCGGTCGCGGGATCCGACAGCGGGGATTATACCGTGCGCGACCTGCTCGCGATCGATCCCCAGCATCGTGCACTTGCAGTCGGGGCCAGCATGCGGCCCGGGGACGGAATCATGTTCTGCCGTCGTGATCCGGTCAGTGCGACCGCGGATATGCGCCGCATGCTGGGCGATCTGAAATCGCGAATCGGCGACCGGCCCGTGCGCGGCGGTGTCTATGTATCCTGCGCCGCCAGGGGGCCGAACCAGTTCAGCGATCCGGCCCTGGAAACCCAGTTGATCGAGGAGACATTCGGCGCTTTCCCCCTGACCGGCTTCTTCGCCAATGGCGAATTCAGCCGCGACCGCATCTACACCTATACAGGCGTCCTGACGCTGTTCCTTTAG